In Bos javanicus breed banteng chromosome 2, ARS-OSU_banteng_1.0, whole genome shotgun sequence, the following proteins share a genomic window:
- the CEP85 gene encoding centrosomal protein of 85 kDa yields the protein MQDKYPSERISHATSPGSSVIQKGSSLRTEWQTPVISEAFRSRFSRCSSVADSGDTAIGTSCSDIAEDFCSSSSSPSFQPIKSHVTIPTAHVIPSTLGTSPSKPNSAAGSSTKLPLSGLAESVGMTRNGDLSSMKRSPGLSRDFMYLCGAAGENGVEQSWFPAVGHEREEEARKFDVPNMESTLNQSAMLETLYSDPHYRVYFHNPRTDTNKELYKGLPETKKAPGSGAVCERNGPHPGSSGVLPLGLQPAPGLSKPLPSQVWQPNPDPWHSRERSCELSTCRQQLELIRLQMEQMQLQNGAVCHHPAGFSPSLPTLDPAQWMSILNSNEHLLKEKELLIDKQRKHISQLEQKVRESELQVHSALLGRPAPFGDVCLLRLQELQRENTFLRAQFAQKTEALSKEKIELEKKLSASEVEVQLIRESLRVALQKHSEEGKKQEERVKGRDKHINNLKKKCQKESEQNREKQQRIETLERYLADLPTLEDHQKQSQQLKDSELKSTELQERVTELESLLEETQAACREKEVQLESLRQREADFSSTQHSLQDKQCVEGAGADGPAQQGQGPHVEMESWQKECDSLRKIVERQQQKIDQLHSQVQSLEQEVAQEEGTSQALKEEAQRRETALQQLRTAVKELSVQNQDLIEKNLTLQEHLRQAQSGSPSSSDTAQLAFELHQELSSCLQDLQAVCSIVTQRAQGHDPNLSLLLGIHSVHPGTQLDFQKPDVIRRKLEEVQQLRRDIEDLRTTMSDRYAQDMGENCVTQ from the exons ATTTTTGCAGTTCAAGTAGCAGTCCTTCTTTCCAGCCCATCAAAAGTCACGTAACCATTCCAACAGCCCATGTGATACCTTCTACTTTGGGGACCTCTCCTTCCAAGCCAAATTCTGCTGCCGGATCCTCTACCAAACTTCCTTTGTCAGGGTTGGCTGAAAGTGTGGGGATGACAAGAAatggagacctcagttcaatgaAACGTTCTCCAGGCCTTTCTAGAGATTTCATGTATCTTTGTGGTGCTGCTGGAGAAAATGGAGTTGAGCAATCCTGGTTTCCAGCAGTGGGCcatgaaagagaagaagaagcgAGAAAGTTTGATGTTCCCAATATGGAGTCTACCCTCAATCAGTcggcaatgctggagacactTTATTCAGATCCCCACTACCGAGTCTACTTCCACAACCCAAGAACCGACACAAACAAGGAGCTATACAAAGGGTTGCCTGAGACCAAGAAGGCACCGGGCAGCGGGGCAGTATGTGAGCGGAATGGACCACACCCTGGCAGCAGTGGGGTTCTTCCTTTGGGACTCCAGCCTGCTCCTGGGCTCTCCAAGCCTCTCCCTTCTCAGGTGTGGCAGCCGAATCCTGACCCTTGGCATTCCCGCGAGCGATCTTGTGAGCTCAGCACTTGTCGGCAGCAGCTGGAGTTGATCCGTTTACAGATGGAGCAAATGCAG CTTCAGAATGGAGCCGTCTGCCACCATCCTGCTGGTTTTTCTCCTTCATTGCCCACGTTAGACCCAGCACAATGGATGAGCATCTTGAACAGTAATGAACACCTTCTGAAGGAAAAGGAGCTCCTTATTGACAA GCAGAGGAAACATATCTCTCAGCTGGAGCAGAAGGTGCGAGAGAGTGAACTGCAAGTCCACAGTGCTCTTTTAGGCCGCCCTGCCCCCTTTGGGGACGTCTGCTTGCTGAGGCTGCAG GAATTGCAGCGAGAGAACACTTTCTTACGTGCACAGTTTGCACAGAAGACAGAAGCCTTGAGCAAAGAAAAGATCGAGCTTGAAAAGAAACTCTCTGCTTCAGAAGTTGAAGTCCAGCTCATCAGAGAGTCACTCAGAGTGGCACTGCAGAAGCATTcggaggaagggaagaaacaaGAAGAAAGG GTCAAGGGTCGTGATAAACatattaataatttgaaaaagaaatgtcagAAGGAATCCGAGCAGAACCGGGAGAAGCAGCAGCGTATTGAGACCTTGGAGCGCTACCTGGCTGACCTGCCCACTCTGGAAGATCATCAGAAACAGAGCCAGCAG CTTAAGGATTCTGAGTTGAAGAGCACAGAGCTGCAGGAGAGAGTGACTGAGCTGGAGAGCTTGCTGGAGGAGACCCAGGCAGCCTGCAGAGAAAAGGAGGTTCAACTGGAAAGCCTGAGACAGAGGGAAGCTGACTTCTCCTCCACCCAACATAG CCTGCAAGATAAGCAGTGTGTGGAAGGTGCCGGTGCAGACGGTCCAGCTCAACAAGGACAAGGTCCCCACGTGGAAATGGAGTCTTGGCAGAAGGAATGTGATTCCCTTCGAAAG ATTGTGGAGAGGCAACAGCAGAAGATTGATCAGTTGCACTCACAAGTACAG AGCCTAGAACAGGAAGTGGCTCAAGAAGAAGGAACAAGCCAGGCCCTGAAAGAGGAGGCCCAAAGGAGGGAGACAGCCCTGCAGCAGCTTCGCACAGCTGTGAAAGAG CTTTCAGTACAGAATCAGGACCTCATTGAGAAGAATCTGACGCTCCAAGAACACCTGCGACAGGCCCAATCAGGGTCCCCGTCTTCATcagacacagctcagctggcatttgagCTGCACCAGGAATTGTCCAGTTGTCTTCAAGATCTGCAGGCTGTCTGTAGCATTGTGACCCAGAGGGCCCAGGGCCACGACCCCAATCTCTCCCTGCTCCTGGGCATTCACT CTGTGCACCCAGGGACTCAACTAGATTTTCAGAAGCCAGATGTAATCAGGAGAAAACTGGAAGAGGTTCAGCAGCTACGCCGTGACATCGAGGACTTAAGGACCACCATGTCAGATAGATATGCCCAGGACATGGGAGAAAACTGTGTCACACAATGA